GATTAGCGCCAGTACTGCGATCGCTCCAAGTCTCGATTTTTAAACTACCTTGCACACCAATCAAACTACCTTTTTGAGCGTAATTGGCAGCAATTTCTGCGGTTTTTCCCCATAATTCTAATTCAAACCAATCTGGTTGATCATCTTTTTTGCTGACACGATTAACTGCCAAAGTCAGCCGACATTTGACACTTCCAGAATCAAAGTAACG
The nucleotide sequence above comes from Cyanobacterium sp. T60_A2020_053. Encoded proteins:
- a CDS encoding single-stranded DNA-binding protein; translation: MGLNLVHLVGRTGSSPEVRYFDSGSVKCRLTLAVNRVSKKDDQPDWFELELWGKTAEIAANYAQKGSLIGVQGSLKIETWSDRSTGANRSKPVIKVDRLDLLGSKRDNQSSNDEF